The Chryseolinea soli nucleotide sequence GTCCTTGAATGCAGACCAAAAAAGACTTTATGCCCGCATGATGGAAGTGTTTGCCGCCTACGGTGCACACTGCGACTATGAAATGGGACGTGTCGTCGACGCGGTGAAGCAACTGCCCGATGCTGACAATACCATGATCATCTATATCGCCGGCGATAACGGATCGAGCGCCGAGGGCGGCATTGAAGGATCATTGAATGAAAATCTTTTCTTCAACGGGTTTCCCGAGAAGTGGCAGGACAATTTAAAAGTGATTGATGAACTGGGAGGGCCAAAACACTTCAATCACTTCCCCAGCGCATGGGCACATGCCATGAACACTCCCTTCCAATGGACAAAACAAGTAGCCAGTCATTTTGGAGGCACGCGCAATCCTTTGATCATTTCCTGGCCCGCCAAAATAAAAGACAAAGGCGGTTTGCGCAGTCAGTTTATTCACACCATCGATATTGTGCCAACGATCTATGAGGTGTGCGGTATCACGGCGCCGCTCGAGTTGAATGGTGTCCATCAAAAACCAATCGAAGGCGTCAGTTTTGCTTCTTCGTTTTCGGATGCTAAGGTGATTACCCGGAAAACACAATATTTCGAACTGGGTGTCAACCGGGGAATCTATAGCGACGGCTGGATGGCGTCTGCACTTTCCTTTCCCCCCTGGCAACCTAATCGCGAAAAATTTGATGTAGACAAACAAAAATGGGAGCTCTATAACATCGATGAAGATTTCTCCCAGGCGAACGATCTCGCTGCACAAAATCCAGAGAAGCTTCGCCAGATGCAAGACCTCTGGTGGGTAGAGGCATCGGCCTACAACGTACTTCCACTCGACTGGCGCGCCAGCATACGATTGAATGCGGAAGCCATGGGCCGTCCTACCTTGATGGGCCATCGGAAAACCATGACCTATTACTCCGGAACCATCGGTCTTCCGGATGCCGCATCACCCAACATGACCAATAAATCCTGGACGATCACGGCCGACATCGAAGTGCCTGCGAAAGGAAATGGAATGATCGTAACCCACGGTGGTCTTGAGGGAGGTTATGGTTTGTATCTGCATGACGGCAAGCCTGTTTTTGTTTACAATTACCTCGCCATCGAAAGATCGCTCTTTACATCAAAGGAAGTGCTGGCGAAAGGAAAAAATAAAATCGTGGTTGACTTTGCTTATGACGGTGGTGGCATGGGCAAAGGTGGAAAGATCACCATGACCGCCAATGGAAAGAAAATTGCGGAAGGACGACTTGAGAAAACCATACCGATCCAATTCAGCTTAGGCGAAGGGTTGGACGTCGGTATGGATGTAGGCTCGGCCGTCGACTTCAGCTACAAACTTCCCTTTGCATTCACTGGAATGGTGGAGAGGGTGACGGTGGAGTTGAAATAATGGAATCTTGGACCAAAACTTTTAACTGCTTACCATGATGAAAAAAAATCTACTTGTAATCATCTTCCTGCTGTTGGTGGCCACATCCTGCCGAAAAGTTGACAGGGAAGAGACGGACGTGCCCGCCGTCGTCGACACCGATCCGCTTCCCTCCTGGAACGACGGGGAAGTGAAGCGCGCGATCATTGACTACGTGAACCGTGTAACGAAAGATTCCTCTGCCGACTACATTCCCGCCGAGGACCGCATCGCCACCTTCGACAACGACGGCACCTTGTGGGCAGAGCGACCCTTAGTGCAGGAGCTTTTTGCTTTCTATCAAGCCAAACAAATGGTGGCCAAACAACCCGCGTTGGCAAAGAAGCAACCGTTCAAAGCGATGGTGGAAGGAGACAAAACCTTTTTTGCCAAAGGTGGTGACAAAGCCCTCATCGCGGCGGTCGGTGCCACCCATACCGGCATGACTGAAGATCAATTCGAGGCCAGCGCGAAAACATTTTTTTCTTCGGCCACCTATCCCGGAAAAAATGTGCCGTTAAAACAGATCCGTTACTTGCCACAGTTGGAACTGTTGGATTACCTGCGTGTACACGGGTTTAAAATTTATATATGTACCGGAGGAACCGTCGAGCTGGTGCGGAGCATGGCCCGGGATTTTTATGGCATACCTCCGGAACAAATCATCGGCACATCCTTCAAATACGTTTATGCCGACAGTTCGCGCAAAATCTACCGCGAGCCCATCCTGAACCACTTCAACGACAAAGAGGGAAAGCCGGTAGGCATCCAGTTGGCGATCGGAAAGCATCCGGTGCTGGCTTGTGGCAACGAAGGCGGCAAGGGAGACATTGCCATGCTAGCGTTCAGCCAGGCCGGTAAATATCCTTCGCTGCAATTGCTGGTGAACCACGATGATGGCGCCCGTGAATTTGAGTATAGCGAACCGGACTCTGCATCGCTCAAAGCAGCGAATAAAAATCATTGGCGCGTCATCAGTATGAAGAATGATTGGAGAGAAGTTTTTCCCAAGCCCTAAACCAAAAAAACAAGGAATACCAAAGCGCATGCGTTCCCAGACGATCACGATCATGACAGGCATTCTCATCGCGGCCTTCCAGGCAACGGCTCAGGAAGTTGTGCCACACAACTTTGCCGTCTGGCCAGGGGTCGAGCTTTTTCTCCCCTTTCGCGAAGACAGTCGCTGGGGATTGTTTGCCGAAGGCTATGTGAAGCGTGTGCATTTTCTAAAAGATCCTCAAGGCCTTTTCTGGCGCCTCGGTGGAAGCTATTATTTAAAAAACGGCAATCGCATTTCGGGTGGCCTGGCCTGGCAATACAACTATCCGTATGACGCCGCCGCCCTGCCCTACCCGTGGACGGACTGGCGCATCTGGCAACAATACATGATCCGCCATGTATCGCCAAAAAACAAAGAGCACGCATGGGTGTACAGGATCCGGTTGGAGGAACGATGGTTTGGAAGAAAAAATGATCCGACGGACGAGGGATATGATTACTATAAGTTCGAGACCACCCTCCGCCTGATGCTGCGCAGCCAATGGTACATCAAGCCCCGGGTTGGGGTGGCCGTTTATGACGAGGTCCACCTGCGGGTGTACTCGGAAGAGCGCGATGAAAAGATCTTTGACCAGAACCGTATCTATGCCGGGTTGATCTATGCCCTTGACCGGGACCGATACTGGCGTATCGAGAC carries:
- a CDS encoding arylsulfatase, yielding MKTKNFVLIIVIFFGGCLGRVTRAQEKNSTPSVLPRPDFHFPGSVGRTYLESDPPQFPKPVEAPKGAPNVLLILLDDAGFGQFSTFGGGVPSPTMDKLAAEGLRYNRFHTTALCSPTRAALITGRNHHSASFAVITETATGYDGYTCVLPKNCGTISEVLRQNGYMTAWIGKNHNTPPWETSQAGPFDRWANGLGFDYFYGFNAGDMNHWNPILYENHNLVPASGDPQYHLTTDIANHAIQWVRQVKSIAPDRPFFLYVAPGATHAPHQAPKDWIAKFKGKFDGGWDKYREETFERQKKLGVIPQSTKLTTRSEGLPAWESLNADQKRLYARMMEVFAAYGAHCDYEMGRVVDAVKQLPDADNTMIIYIAGDNGSSAEGGIEGSLNENLFFNGFPEKWQDNLKVIDELGGPKHFNHFPSAWAHAMNTPFQWTKQVASHFGGTRNPLIISWPAKIKDKGGLRSQFIHTIDIVPTIYEVCGITAPLELNGVHQKPIEGVSFASSFSDAKVITRKTQYFELGVNRGIYSDGWMASALSFPPWQPNREKFDVDKQKWELYNIDEDFSQANDLAAQNPEKLRQMQDLWWVEASAYNVLPLDWRASIRLNAEAMGRPTLMGHRKTMTYYSGTIGLPDAASPNMTNKSWTITADIEVPAKGNGMIVTHGGLEGGYGLYLHDGKPVFVYNYLAIERSLFTSKEVLAKGKNKIVVDFAYDGGGMGKGGKITMTANGKKIAEGRLEKTIPIQFSLGEGLDVGMDVGSAVDFSYKLPFAFTGMVERVTVELK
- a CDS encoding HAD family hydrolase → MMKKNLLVIIFLLLVATSCRKVDREETDVPAVVDTDPLPSWNDGEVKRAIIDYVNRVTKDSSADYIPAEDRIATFDNDGTLWAERPLVQELFAFYQAKQMVAKQPALAKKQPFKAMVEGDKTFFAKGGDKALIAAVGATHTGMTEDQFEASAKTFFSSATYPGKNVPLKQIRYLPQLELLDYLRVHGFKIYICTGGTVELVRSMARDFYGIPPEQIIGTSFKYVYADSSRKIYREPILNHFNDKEGKPVGIQLAIGKHPVLACGNEGGKGDIAMLAFSQAGKYPSLQLLVNHDDGAREFEYSEPDSASLKAANKNHWRVISMKNDWREVFPKP
- a CDS encoding DUF2490 domain-containing protein, which codes for MRSQTITIMTGILIAAFQATAQEVVPHNFAVWPGVELFLPFREDSRWGLFAEGYVKRVHFLKDPQGLFWRLGGSYYLKNGNRISGGLAWQYNYPYDAAALPYPWTDWRIWQQYMIRHVSPKNKEHAWVYRIRLEERWFGRKNDPTDEGYDYYKFETTLRLMLRSQWYIKPRVGVAVYDEVHLRVYSEERDEKIFDQNRIYAGLIYALDRDRYWRIETGYMFHSMWNAPESEPGRERINHTWRITLTGDVPLRKKLSTVRR